The Mytilus galloprovincialis chromosome 7, xbMytGall1.hap1.1, whole genome shotgun sequence genome has a window encoding:
- the LOC143082634 gene encoding malignant fibrous histiocytoma-amplified sequence 1-like isoform X1 produces the protein MIKKARFKRTLVENNEKSSNFKSPTRSQSGSKPGSPKARSPRKQSPSPTRKGSAKGSPTRPRSGKSPKRPESGKSPKRPESGKLLKRPESGKSDTKSNKSASPKTIKTSTPKDKKSDLEGKGTKEAAIKKKKTVEIKEPNETEDGLKIKNLSNQGLTRVPGPLLTEKNIGIVNLSANNLSSLPADIKRWTTVRKLDIGKNGLKYGLPKEMEQMVNLQELILAECNMPRIPPVVWQVTSLLVLDISRNKIDFLPPEVGQLINLQKLNLKHTNITGLPPEIALCQELEEVLLWGNTIETLPETLPVLHKLKTLALNYRSFCRKVGDVLEEFLHKGQVPSDSIPEFVFELPALEVLDLEATKINNIPKTENYGLREMNLSCNFLSVLPKNTYNLTRLTVLDLSKNQFSTLPDELGNVRSLVSLKLSHNSLVAIPTTISNLQSLREFFIADNNLKHLPITIKGLKNLITLDVEKNEIKKLPDEICDLTKLSTLNIAKNQIHSLPMHLHNLENLTVAHSYDKLQKYGLWLNGNPLKYPPKEIWRTSEPTKIFDYLKKLAIMKTEHLQRQKLAIIGESQCGKTSFVNGLVHSKSMLTNSESEKTKLVEQTIWKSENMVDFIIYDFSGDPTYKAPSALFLDQKALFILAYDHSTYSIERHQEMIGKWLDYLSLHVPGAVIKLVGLKSDLCRYPGQKEAEEENEETEKDEEDEEENQQKKHEVIEQTKQILLEQVTNHQTRAKDKLLLELQLLGQKINEARGAKDYASDYLSHLEDKRHLVEKLLTNPVNVIQDVSTVSSMDWLVGFKSLVNSLELLVLNSTYFPNAKRYVSDSWTKVSKRIKQQTKHIYLTWEEVTKICQKCDVMGTAVEECMKHLHDIGEILWLKENPKLKNIIFHLPRRFNDIITSLFRHDFDKFFELGEDSKIGNLFVCKGNFSLEKYKEVVSLFQSQGQIPRPLLNCLWFYHNFSSAEYDDLLTLLPLFEMCFSLVEPEVPDGCYYIRPLMVLPWYNKGEIGTDLVEMQSTLTSTNNETLAFEYEFPLTIPDGTFEKLVCVLQDIVKTRTDWKNAVYADLETGQILITRYHDNRSESEHVTILLGGPDKGSVEKSVRQLSEIVTEVLSKVKGLVWRINAPVSLWQNHFIFSGHKE, from the exons agtcCAACAAGAAGTCAGTCAGGTAGTAAGCCTGGATCCCCTAAGGCAAGATCACCACGGAAACAATCTCCTTCTCCAACAAGAAAGGGATCTGCTAAGGGATCTCCTACAAGACCCAGGTCTGGTAAATCACCAAAAAGACCAGAATCTGGAAAATCACCAAAAAGACCAGAATCAGGAAAATTACTAAAAAGACCAGAATCGGGAAAATCAGACACAAAAAGTAACAAATCTGCTAGTCCAAAGACTATCAAGACCTCTACACCAAAGGATAAAAAATCTGATTTAGAAGGGAAAGGAACAAAAGAAGCTGCAATTAAGAAGAAAAAGACAGTAGAAATTAAGGAACCTAATGAGACAGAGGATGGcttgaaaattaaaaacttgtcAAATCAAGGATTGACGAGGGTACCTGGACCTCTTCTAACAG AGAAAAACATTGGTATTGTAAACCTATCAGCCAATAATCTAAGTTCGCTACCTGCAGACATAAAACGATGGACAACAGTGAGGAAATTAGATATCGGTAAAAATGGTCTAAAATATGGTCTGCCAAAAGAAATGGAACAAATGGTCAACCTACAAGAACTAATACTAGCTGAATGTAATATGCCGAGAATTCCACCTGTAGTCTGGCAAGTTACAAGTCTACTGGTTCTGGATATTAGTCGAAACAAAATTGATTTCCTACCACCAGAAGTAGGACAACTTATAAACTTACAAAAACTCAacttaaaacatacaaatattactGGTCTACCACCAGAGATAGCATTGTGTCAGGAACTAGAAGAAGTACTATTGTGGGGTAATACGATTGAAACACTCCCAGAAACGCTGCCTGTTCTTCACAAGTTAAAAACCCTCGCTTTAAATTACAGAAGTTTCTGCCGCAAAGTTGGAGATGTTTTGGAGGAATTTCTACATAAAGGCCAGGTTCCATCAGATTCTATTCCAGAATTTGTTTTTGAACTCCCTGCACTAGAAGTGCTTGATTTAGAAGCAaccaaaataaacaatataccaAAAACTGAAAACTATGGTTTACGGGAGATGAATCTCAGTTGTAACTTTTTAAGTGTACTGCCCAAAAATACTTACAACTTAACAAGACTGACAGTTTTGGATTTATCTAAGAATCAATTCAGCACTTTACCAGATGAACTCGGAAACGTTAGGAGTTTAGTCAGTCTTAAACTAAGTCACAACTCCCTTGTTGCCATACCAACAACAATATCAAACTTGCAAAGTTTACGTGAATTTTTCATAGCAGACAACAACCTTAAACATCTACCAATCACAATCAAAGGTCTAAAAAATCTAATTACTTTAGATgtggaaaaaaatgaaatcaagaAACTGCCTGATGAAATTTGTGACTTAACAAAATTATCTACATTAAACATTGCAAAGAATCAGATTCATTCACTCCCAATGCATCTACATAACCTTGAAAACTTGACCGTGGCTCACAGCTATGACAAATTGCAGAAATATGGATTGTGGTTGAATGGGAATCCACTCAAATATCCACCTAAAGAAATCTGGAGGACGTCTGAACCAACAAAAATCTTTGACTACTTAAAGAAACTGGCTATCATGAAAACAGAGCATCTACAACGACAAAAATTAGCTATTATTGGAGAATCTCAATGTGGGAAAACCAGCTTTGTAAATGGCCTAGTACACAGCAAGTCAATGCTGACAAATAGTGAATCAGAGAAAACAAAACTTGTAGAACAAACAATTTGGAAATCAGAAAACATGGTTGACTTCATCATTTATGATTTCAGTGGAGATCCAACATACAAAGCCCCATCTGCTTTATTTTTGGATCAAAAAGCTTTGTTTATACTGGCATATGACCACAGTACCTATAGTATCGAAAGACATCAAGAAATGATTGGCAAATGGCTTGACTATCTCAGTTTACATGTTCCAGGGGCAGTAATCAAACTTGTTGGTTTGAAAAGTGACCTCTGCAGATATCCAGGCCAAAAAGAGGCTGAAGAAGAAAACGAAGAGACAGAAAAGGATGAAGAAGATGAGGAAGAAAACCAACAGAAGAAACATGAAGTAATAGAACAAACAAAGCAAATCTTACTTGAACAGGTGACAAATCACCAAACAAGAGCAAAAGACAAACTACTGCTGGAACTCCAACTGCTGGGTCAGAAAATAAACGAGGCAAGAGGAGCTAAGGACTATGCAAGTGATTATTTATCACATCTGGAAGACAAGCGCCACCTAGTGGAAAAATTACTGACCAATCCAGTTAATGTTATTCAAGATGTTTCAACTGTCAGCAGTATGGATTGGTTAGTTGGATTCAAATCACTTGTAAATAGCCTTGAACTTTTAGTTCTCAATTCAACATATTTCCCAAACGCAAAAAGATATGTATCAGATTCTTGGACCAAAGTCAGCAAAAGGATCAAACAACAAACGAAACACATCTACCTAACATGGGAAGAGGTCACCAAAATCTGCCAAAAGTGTGATGTCATGGGAACAGCTGTGGAGgaatgcatgaaacatttgcatGACATTGGAGAAATTTTGTGGTTAAAAGAAAATCCAaagctgaaaaatataatttttcatctGCCAAGGCGTTTCAATGATATCATAACATCTCTTTTTCGTCATGATTTTGATAAATTCTTCGAGCTTGGAGAAGATTCAAAAATTGGGAACCTGTTTGTCTGCAAAGGAAATTTTTCTTTAGAAAAATACAAAGAAGTGGTTAGTTTGTTTCAAAGTCAAGGTCAAATTCCAAGACCATTGCTGAACTGCCTTTGGTTCTACCATAATTTCTCATCAGCTGAATACGATGACCTTTTGACCTTGCTACCCTTGTTCGAGATGTGCTTCTCATTGGTGGAACCTGAAGTGCCAGATGGCTGTTACTATATTCGTCCGTTAATGGTGCTCCCATGGTACAATAAGGGTGAAATTGGCACAGATCTTGTAGAAATGCAATCAACCTTGACATCAACAAACAATGAAACTTTGGCGTTTGAATATGAATTTCCACTCACAATACCGGATGGAACTTTTGAAAAGCTTGTATGTGTTCTACAAGACATTGTCAAAACTAGGACTGACTGGAAAAATGCTGTATATGCCGATTTAGAAACGGGTCAAATTTTGATAACTCGTTACCATGACAATAGATCTGAGAGTGAACATGTGACTATCCTCTTAGGAGGTCCAGATAAAGGAAGTGTTGAAAAATCTGTGAGACAATTATCTGAAATAGTTACTGAAGTACTCAGTAAAGTGAAGGGACTTGTATGGAGAATTAATGCTCCTGTGTCACTCTGgcaaaatcatttcattttcagtGGACATAAGGAATGA
- the LOC143082634 gene encoding malignant fibrous histiocytoma-amplified sequence 1-like isoform X2, with translation MESPTRSQSGSKPGSPKARSPRKQSPSPTRKGSAKGSPTRPRSGKSPKRPESGKSPKRPESGKLLKRPESGKSDTKSNKSASPKTIKTSTPKDKKSDLEGKGTKEAAIKKKKTVEIKEPNETEDGLKIKNLSNQGLTRVPGPLLTEKNIGIVNLSANNLSSLPADIKRWTTVRKLDIGKNGLKYGLPKEMEQMVNLQELILAECNMPRIPPVVWQVTSLLVLDISRNKIDFLPPEVGQLINLQKLNLKHTNITGLPPEIALCQELEEVLLWGNTIETLPETLPVLHKLKTLALNYRSFCRKVGDVLEEFLHKGQVPSDSIPEFVFELPALEVLDLEATKINNIPKTENYGLREMNLSCNFLSVLPKNTYNLTRLTVLDLSKNQFSTLPDELGNVRSLVSLKLSHNSLVAIPTTISNLQSLREFFIADNNLKHLPITIKGLKNLITLDVEKNEIKKLPDEICDLTKLSTLNIAKNQIHSLPMHLHNLENLTVAHSYDKLQKYGLWLNGNPLKYPPKEIWRTSEPTKIFDYLKKLAIMKTEHLQRQKLAIIGESQCGKTSFVNGLVHSKSMLTNSESEKTKLVEQTIWKSENMVDFIIYDFSGDPTYKAPSALFLDQKALFILAYDHSTYSIERHQEMIGKWLDYLSLHVPGAVIKLVGLKSDLCRYPGQKEAEEENEETEKDEEDEEENQQKKHEVIEQTKQILLEQVTNHQTRAKDKLLLELQLLGQKINEARGAKDYASDYLSHLEDKRHLVEKLLTNPVNVIQDVSTVSSMDWLVGFKSLVNSLELLVLNSTYFPNAKRYVSDSWTKVSKRIKQQTKHIYLTWEEVTKICQKCDVMGTAVEECMKHLHDIGEILWLKENPKLKNIIFHLPRRFNDIITSLFRHDFDKFFELGEDSKIGNLFVCKGNFSLEKYKEVVSLFQSQGQIPRPLLNCLWFYHNFSSAEYDDLLTLLPLFEMCFSLVEPEVPDGCYYIRPLMVLPWYNKGEIGTDLVEMQSTLTSTNNETLAFEYEFPLTIPDGTFEKLVCVLQDIVKTRTDWKNAVYADLETGQILITRYHDNRSESEHVTILLGGPDKGSVEKSVRQLSEIVTEVLSKVKGLVWRINAPVSLWQNHFIFSGHKE, from the exons agtcCAACAAGAAGTCAGTCAGGTAGTAAGCCTGGATCCCCTAAGGCAAGATCACCACGGAAACAATCTCCTTCTCCAACAAGAAAGGGATCTGCTAAGGGATCTCCTACAAGACCCAGGTCTGGTAAATCACCAAAAAGACCAGAATCTGGAAAATCACCAAAAAGACCAGAATCAGGAAAATTACTAAAAAGACCAGAATCGGGAAAATCAGACACAAAAAGTAACAAATCTGCTAGTCCAAAGACTATCAAGACCTCTACACCAAAGGATAAAAAATCTGATTTAGAAGGGAAAGGAACAAAAGAAGCTGCAATTAAGAAGAAAAAGACAGTAGAAATTAAGGAACCTAATGAGACAGAGGATGGcttgaaaattaaaaacttgtcAAATCAAGGATTGACGAGGGTACCTGGACCTCTTCTAACAG AGAAAAACATTGGTATTGTAAACCTATCAGCCAATAATCTAAGTTCGCTACCTGCAGACATAAAACGATGGACAACAGTGAGGAAATTAGATATCGGTAAAAATGGTCTAAAATATGGTCTGCCAAAAGAAATGGAACAAATGGTCAACCTACAAGAACTAATACTAGCTGAATGTAATATGCCGAGAATTCCACCTGTAGTCTGGCAAGTTACAAGTCTACTGGTTCTGGATATTAGTCGAAACAAAATTGATTTCCTACCACCAGAAGTAGGACAACTTATAAACTTACAAAAACTCAacttaaaacatacaaatattactGGTCTACCACCAGAGATAGCATTGTGTCAGGAACTAGAAGAAGTACTATTGTGGGGTAATACGATTGAAACACTCCCAGAAACGCTGCCTGTTCTTCACAAGTTAAAAACCCTCGCTTTAAATTACAGAAGTTTCTGCCGCAAAGTTGGAGATGTTTTGGAGGAATTTCTACATAAAGGCCAGGTTCCATCAGATTCTATTCCAGAATTTGTTTTTGAACTCCCTGCACTAGAAGTGCTTGATTTAGAAGCAaccaaaataaacaatataccaAAAACTGAAAACTATGGTTTACGGGAGATGAATCTCAGTTGTAACTTTTTAAGTGTACTGCCCAAAAATACTTACAACTTAACAAGACTGACAGTTTTGGATTTATCTAAGAATCAATTCAGCACTTTACCAGATGAACTCGGAAACGTTAGGAGTTTAGTCAGTCTTAAACTAAGTCACAACTCCCTTGTTGCCATACCAACAACAATATCAAACTTGCAAAGTTTACGTGAATTTTTCATAGCAGACAACAACCTTAAACATCTACCAATCACAATCAAAGGTCTAAAAAATCTAATTACTTTAGATgtggaaaaaaatgaaatcaagaAACTGCCTGATGAAATTTGTGACTTAACAAAATTATCTACATTAAACATTGCAAAGAATCAGATTCATTCACTCCCAATGCATCTACATAACCTTGAAAACTTGACCGTGGCTCACAGCTATGACAAATTGCAGAAATATGGATTGTGGTTGAATGGGAATCCACTCAAATATCCACCTAAAGAAATCTGGAGGACGTCTGAACCAACAAAAATCTTTGACTACTTAAAGAAACTGGCTATCATGAAAACAGAGCATCTACAACGACAAAAATTAGCTATTATTGGAGAATCTCAATGTGGGAAAACCAGCTTTGTAAATGGCCTAGTACACAGCAAGTCAATGCTGACAAATAGTGAATCAGAGAAAACAAAACTTGTAGAACAAACAATTTGGAAATCAGAAAACATGGTTGACTTCATCATTTATGATTTCAGTGGAGATCCAACATACAAAGCCCCATCTGCTTTATTTTTGGATCAAAAAGCTTTGTTTATACTGGCATATGACCACAGTACCTATAGTATCGAAAGACATCAAGAAATGATTGGCAAATGGCTTGACTATCTCAGTTTACATGTTCCAGGGGCAGTAATCAAACTTGTTGGTTTGAAAAGTGACCTCTGCAGATATCCAGGCCAAAAAGAGGCTGAAGAAGAAAACGAAGAGACAGAAAAGGATGAAGAAGATGAGGAAGAAAACCAACAGAAGAAACATGAAGTAATAGAACAAACAAAGCAAATCTTACTTGAACAGGTGACAAATCACCAAACAAGAGCAAAAGACAAACTACTGCTGGAACTCCAACTGCTGGGTCAGAAAATAAACGAGGCAAGAGGAGCTAAGGACTATGCAAGTGATTATTTATCACATCTGGAAGACAAGCGCCACCTAGTGGAAAAATTACTGACCAATCCAGTTAATGTTATTCAAGATGTTTCAACTGTCAGCAGTATGGATTGGTTAGTTGGATTCAAATCACTTGTAAATAGCCTTGAACTTTTAGTTCTCAATTCAACATATTTCCCAAACGCAAAAAGATATGTATCAGATTCTTGGACCAAAGTCAGCAAAAGGATCAAACAACAAACGAAACACATCTACCTAACATGGGAAGAGGTCACCAAAATCTGCCAAAAGTGTGATGTCATGGGAACAGCTGTGGAGgaatgcatgaaacatttgcatGACATTGGAGAAATTTTGTGGTTAAAAGAAAATCCAaagctgaaaaatataatttttcatctGCCAAGGCGTTTCAATGATATCATAACATCTCTTTTTCGTCATGATTTTGATAAATTCTTCGAGCTTGGAGAAGATTCAAAAATTGGGAACCTGTTTGTCTGCAAAGGAAATTTTTCTTTAGAAAAATACAAAGAAGTGGTTAGTTTGTTTCAAAGTCAAGGTCAAATTCCAAGACCATTGCTGAACTGCCTTTGGTTCTACCATAATTTCTCATCAGCTGAATACGATGACCTTTTGACCTTGCTACCCTTGTTCGAGATGTGCTTCTCATTGGTGGAACCTGAAGTGCCAGATGGCTGTTACTATATTCGTCCGTTAATGGTGCTCCCATGGTACAATAAGGGTGAAATTGGCACAGATCTTGTAGAAATGCAATCAACCTTGACATCAACAAACAATGAAACTTTGGCGTTTGAATATGAATTTCCACTCACAATACCGGATGGAACTTTTGAAAAGCTTGTATGTGTTCTACAAGACATTGTCAAAACTAGGACTGACTGGAAAAATGCTGTATATGCCGATTTAGAAACGGGTCAAATTTTGATAACTCGTTACCATGACAATAGATCTGAGAGTGAACATGTGACTATCCTCTTAGGAGGTCCAGATAAAGGAAGTGTTGAAAAATCTGTGAGACAATTATCTGAAATAGTTACTGAAGTACTCAGTAAAGTGAAGGGACTTGTATGGAGAATTAATGCTCCTGTGTCACTCTGgcaaaatcatttcattttcagtGGACATAAGGAATGA
- the LOC143082634 gene encoding malignant fibrous histiocytoma-amplified sequence 1-like isoform X3, with translation MKSPTRSQSGSKPGSPKARSPRKQSPSPTRKGSAKGSPTRPRSGKSPKRPESGKSPKRPESGKLLKRPESGKSDTKSNKSASPKTIKTSTPKDKKSDLEGKGTKEAAIKKKKTVEIKEPNETEDGLKIKNLSNQGLTRVPGPLLTEKNIGIVNLSANNLSSLPADIKRWTTVRKLDIGKNGLKYGLPKEMEQMVNLQELILAECNMPRIPPVVWQVTSLLVLDISRNKIDFLPPEVGQLINLQKLNLKHTNITGLPPEIALCQELEEVLLWGNTIETLPETLPVLHKLKTLALNYRSFCRKVGDVLEEFLHKGQVPSDSIPEFVFELPALEVLDLEATKINNIPKTENYGLREMNLSCNFLSVLPKNTYNLTRLTVLDLSKNQFSTLPDELGNVRSLVSLKLSHNSLVAIPTTISNLQSLREFFIADNNLKHLPITIKGLKNLITLDVEKNEIKKLPDEICDLTKLSTLNIAKNQIHSLPMHLHNLENLTVAHSYDKLQKYGLWLNGNPLKYPPKEIWRTSEPTKIFDYLKKLAIMKTEHLQRQKLAIIGESQCGKTSFVNGLVHSKSMLTNSESEKTKLVEQTIWKSENMVDFIIYDFSGDPTYKAPSALFLDQKALFILAYDHSTYSIERHQEMIGKWLDYLSLHVPGAVIKLVGLKSDLCRYPGQKEAEEENEETEKDEEDEEENQQKKHEVIEQTKQILLEQVTNHQTRAKDKLLLELQLLGQKINEARGAKDYASDYLSHLEDKRHLVEKLLTNPVNVIQDVSTVSSMDWLVGFKSLVNSLELLVLNSTYFPNAKRYVSDSWTKVSKRIKQQTKHIYLTWEEVTKICQKCDVMGTAVEECMKHLHDIGEILWLKENPKLKNIIFHLPRRFNDIITSLFRHDFDKFFELGEDSKIGNLFVCKGNFSLEKYKEVVSLFQSQGQIPRPLLNCLWFYHNFSSAEYDDLLTLLPLFEMCFSLVEPEVPDGCYYIRPLMVLPWYNKGEIGTDLVEMQSTLTSTNNETLAFEYEFPLTIPDGTFEKLVCVLQDIVKTRTDWKNAVYADLETGQILITRYHDNRSESEHVTILLGGPDKGSVEKSVRQLSEIVTEVLSKVKGLVWRINAPVSLWQNHFIFSGHKE, from the exons agtcCAACAAGAAGTCAGTCAGGTAGTAAGCCTGGATCCCCTAAGGCAAGATCACCACGGAAACAATCTCCTTCTCCAACAAGAAAGGGATCTGCTAAGGGATCTCCTACAAGACCCAGGTCTGGTAAATCACCAAAAAGACCAGAATCTGGAAAATCACCAAAAAGACCAGAATCAGGAAAATTACTAAAAAGACCAGAATCGGGAAAATCAGACACAAAAAGTAACAAATCTGCTAGTCCAAAGACTATCAAGACCTCTACACCAAAGGATAAAAAATCTGATTTAGAAGGGAAAGGAACAAAAGAAGCTGCAATTAAGAAGAAAAAGACAGTAGAAATTAAGGAACCTAATGAGACAGAGGATGGcttgaaaattaaaaacttgtcAAATCAAGGATTGACGAGGGTACCTGGACCTCTTCTAACAG AGAAAAACATTGGTATTGTAAACCTATCAGCCAATAATCTAAGTTCGCTACCTGCAGACATAAAACGATGGACAACAGTGAGGAAATTAGATATCGGTAAAAATGGTCTAAAATATGGTCTGCCAAAAGAAATGGAACAAATGGTCAACCTACAAGAACTAATACTAGCTGAATGTAATATGCCGAGAATTCCACCTGTAGTCTGGCAAGTTACAAGTCTACTGGTTCTGGATATTAGTCGAAACAAAATTGATTTCCTACCACCAGAAGTAGGACAACTTATAAACTTACAAAAACTCAacttaaaacatacaaatattactGGTCTACCACCAGAGATAGCATTGTGTCAGGAACTAGAAGAAGTACTATTGTGGGGTAATACGATTGAAACACTCCCAGAAACGCTGCCTGTTCTTCACAAGTTAAAAACCCTCGCTTTAAATTACAGAAGTTTCTGCCGCAAAGTTGGAGATGTTTTGGAGGAATTTCTACATAAAGGCCAGGTTCCATCAGATTCTATTCCAGAATTTGTTTTTGAACTCCCTGCACTAGAAGTGCTTGATTTAGAAGCAaccaaaataaacaatataccaAAAACTGAAAACTATGGTTTACGGGAGATGAATCTCAGTTGTAACTTTTTAAGTGTACTGCCCAAAAATACTTACAACTTAACAAGACTGACAGTTTTGGATTTATCTAAGAATCAATTCAGCACTTTACCAGATGAACTCGGAAACGTTAGGAGTTTAGTCAGTCTTAAACTAAGTCACAACTCCCTTGTTGCCATACCAACAACAATATCAAACTTGCAAAGTTTACGTGAATTTTTCATAGCAGACAACAACCTTAAACATCTACCAATCACAATCAAAGGTCTAAAAAATCTAATTACTTTAGATgtggaaaaaaatgaaatcaagaAACTGCCTGATGAAATTTGTGACTTAACAAAATTATCTACATTAAACATTGCAAAGAATCAGATTCATTCACTCCCAATGCATCTACATAACCTTGAAAACTTGACCGTGGCTCACAGCTATGACAAATTGCAGAAATATGGATTGTGGTTGAATGGGAATCCACTCAAATATCCACCTAAAGAAATCTGGAGGACGTCTGAACCAACAAAAATCTTTGACTACTTAAAGAAACTGGCTATCATGAAAACAGAGCATCTACAACGACAAAAATTAGCTATTATTGGAGAATCTCAATGTGGGAAAACCAGCTTTGTAAATGGCCTAGTACACAGCAAGTCAATGCTGACAAATAGTGAATCAGAGAAAACAAAACTTGTAGAACAAACAATTTGGAAATCAGAAAACATGGTTGACTTCATCATTTATGATTTCAGTGGAGATCCAACATACAAAGCCCCATCTGCTTTATTTTTGGATCAAAAAGCTTTGTTTATACTGGCATATGACCACAGTACCTATAGTATCGAAAGACATCAAGAAATGATTGGCAAATGGCTTGACTATCTCAGTTTACATGTTCCAGGGGCAGTAATCAAACTTGTTGGTTTGAAAAGTGACCTCTGCAGATATCCAGGCCAAAAAGAGGCTGAAGAAGAAAACGAAGAGACAGAAAAGGATGAAGAAGATGAGGAAGAAAACCAACAGAAGAAACATGAAGTAATAGAACAAACAAAGCAAATCTTACTTGAACAGGTGACAAATCACCAAACAAGAGCAAAAGACAAACTACTGCTGGAACTCCAACTGCTGGGTCAGAAAATAAACGAGGCAAGAGGAGCTAAGGACTATGCAAGTGATTATTTATCACATCTGGAAGACAAGCGCCACCTAGTGGAAAAATTACTGACCAATCCAGTTAATGTTATTCAAGATGTTTCAACTGTCAGCAGTATGGATTGGTTAGTTGGATTCAAATCACTTGTAAATAGCCTTGAACTTTTAGTTCTCAATTCAACATATTTCCCAAACGCAAAAAGATATGTATCAGATTCTTGGACCAAAGTCAGCAAAAGGATCAAACAACAAACGAAACACATCTACCTAACATGGGAAGAGGTCACCAAAATCTGCCAAAAGTGTGATGTCATGGGAACAGCTGTGGAGgaatgcatgaaacatttgcatGACATTGGAGAAATTTTGTGGTTAAAAGAAAATCCAaagctgaaaaatataatttttcatctGCCAAGGCGTTTCAATGATATCATAACATCTCTTTTTCGTCATGATTTTGATAAATTCTTCGAGCTTGGAGAAGATTCAAAAATTGGGAACCTGTTTGTCTGCAAAGGAAATTTTTCTTTAGAAAAATACAAAGAAGTGGTTAGTTTGTTTCAAAGTCAAGGTCAAATTCCAAGACCATTGCTGAACTGCCTTTGGTTCTACCATAATTTCTCATCAGCTGAATACGATGACCTTTTGACCTTGCTACCCTTGTTCGAGATGTGCTTCTCATTGGTGGAACCTGAAGTGCCAGATGGCTGTTACTATATTCGTCCGTTAATGGTGCTCCCATGGTACAATAAGGGTGAAATTGGCACAGATCTTGTAGAAATGCAATCAACCTTGACATCAACAAACAATGAAACTTTGGCGTTTGAATATGAATTTCCACTCACAATACCGGATGGAACTTTTGAAAAGCTTGTATGTGTTCTACAAGACATTGTCAAAACTAGGACTGACTGGAAAAATGCTGTATATGCCGATTTAGAAACGGGTCAAATTTTGATAACTCGTTACCATGACAATAGATCTGAGAGTGAACATGTGACTATCCTCTTAGGAGGTCCAGATAAAGGAAGTGTTGAAAAATCTGTGAGACAATTATCTGAAATAGTTACTGAAGTACTCAGTAAAGTGAAGGGACTTGTATGGAGAATTAATGCTCCTGTGTCACTCTGgcaaaatcatttcattttcagtGGACATAAGGAATGA